CTGAGTTGAGTTGCCGCCAGTCCGAGATGCGTTACCTCTGTCAGCAGCGATTGGAGGATCTATCATGAAGCGCATGCTGCCGCTATCTCTTGCCGCCCTTCTTGCCGGAGTGGGCGCGATTACAACTGCCAAGGCTGAAACCGCCATTCTGGCGGGAGGCTGTTTCTGGTGCGTGGAGTCGGATCTGGAGAAGCTGCCCGGGGTTCGTGACGTGGTGTCCGGCTATGCCGGTGGCAACACCCAGAACCCGACTTACAAGAACTACGAGCGCGGTGGTCATCGCGAAGTGGTCAAGGTGGATTTCGACGAAACCAGGATCAGCTACGCCGACCTTGTCGGCGTGTTTCTTCGCACCATCGATGTGACGGATGCCGGGGGCCAGTTCTGTGATCGCGGCTTTGGCTACTCTTCCGCGATCTATCCGCTGGATGAGGCTCAGGCCAGACAGGCAGAAGCCGAAATTGCAAAGGCAGAACAGGCGCTTGGTGGCAAGGTGGTCACACCGGTCGAGGCGCCCGCGGTTTTCTGGCCGGCGGAAGACTACCACCAGAGCTACTACAAGAGCCCTGTGCGGACGTTGACCCGGTTTGGCTATGTCACGCGTGCAGACGCCTACAAGGGATATCGCAAGGGCTGCGGCCGCGATGCGCGGGTCAATGCAGTCTGGGGCAAGGAGGCCTACAAGGGATTGCCGAAGGCCGGTTCCTGAGAACCGGCCCAAAAGTGTTCCAGATCACGATTAGGACCTGGGAAACGAAATAGAATGACAGTGTTTGCCGTAGCGTAACTTCTGCTCTACATTTTTCGGGCAGGCTTGATCAATACGCCTTGTTCTTGCGTCACATGAGGCCGGTGTCATGCTTAGTTTGTTTGGAAGCCGTTTAC
This genomic interval from Labrenzia sp. VG12 contains the following:
- the msrA gene encoding peptide-methionine (S)-S-oxide reductase MsrA, whose amino-acid sequence is MLPLSLAALLAGVGAITTAKAETAILAGGCFWCVESDLEKLPGVRDVVSGYAGGNTQNPTYKNYERGGHREVVKVDFDETRISYADLVGVFLRTIDVTDAGGQFCDRGFGYSSAIYPLDEAQARQAEAEIAKAEQALGGKVVTPVEAPAVFWPAEDYHQSYYKSPVRTLTRFGYVTRADAYKGYRKGCGRDARVNAVWGKEAYKGLPKAGS